GGCGCTGACCGCGGCCAGGGTCTTTTCCAGATCGACTCCGCCGGCCTGGGCAAACAGCAACGCTTCACTCATGATCAGGGTATGCCCGGAGGCCAGCAGCTGGTTGACCAGCTTGACGGTCTGGCCATCACCGCAACGCTCGCCAACATGAACCAGGGTCGTGCCCATGGCGGAAAAAATGGCCCGGCATTCTTCAAAGGTGGCGGGGTCGCCGCCGACCATGATCGACAGGGTTCCCTGTTCGGCTCCTTCGCGGCTGCCGCTGACCGGGGCATCGAGCATGCGCAGCCCCTGAGCGGTCAGTCGTTCGGCGTGAGCGCGACTGTCACGCGGGCTGATGGTACTCATGTCGATGACCAGCAAGCCCGGCTGCGCTCCGCTGACCACCCCTTGCTCGGCAAACAGCAGCTGAGCAACGGCTGCGGCATCGCTGACACAAAGGATGACGACATCCGAGTCCGCGGCCAACGCCGCGGGGGTTGCCGCCGGGACCGCCCCCTGGCTCAACAGGGCGGTTGTTTTTTCGGCGCTGCGGTTCCAGACCCGCACATCAAACCCACCCTTGAGCAGGTTGGCGGCCATTCCCGCCCCCATAATACCAAGGCCGATAAAGCCGATTTTCATCCGTCGCTCTCCTCGCGGCCGGAACCCTGGGCCCCGTCACTGTTCTGATAGATAAAGGTGTCGAAGCGTTTATAAAGCAGTTCAAGGCGATCGTACTTGGCTGCCAGGGCCGCCTCCTTGCGCTCGACCATGATGGTAAGCAGGGCGTTAATCAGGGAGATGCCGGCGGTATAGGAGTCAAAAGCCGACAGCCCCGTGGTGTTGACCAGGAACAGGCAATCGGCCCAGGTTCCGGTCGGCACGATGGGCGAGTCAGCGAACACCACCACCCTGGCCCCGACATCGCGGGCATACTGACAGGCCTTGAGATGATTGCGGGAATAGCGGCGGAAATCGAACACCACCAACACATCGTCAGGCTGCAGGTTGGCCAGCTGATCGACCAGATTGGACGGTTCGATGCGGCGTGTATCATGCCGGAAGCTGGCGATCTGGTAGCTGAAATAATGGGCCAGCGAAACTTCCTTGCGGGTTCCCAGCACGTACACCACCCGTCGCGGATCGTCGAACAGCTCGAAAAATCGCTCCACGGTCTCGGTTCCCACCGAACACATGGTATCCTGGATATTGGCCAGATCCTGTTCCAGGGTTTTCGAGAAGACATTGTTGTTGTCCGCCTGACTGGAATGGGCATGGACGCGGTCCATGGGCGAATTGATCAAAAAACGGATGTCTTCACGAAAATCGGCGCGCGCTTCCTTGATGTTGTCATAACCGATCTTCGGAAAGAACCGGGTCACCGTGGACGCGGTAATCTTGAGTTCCTCGGCGATCTCGGCCGCATTCTGCAGCAATCCCAACGGATAGACCCGCAGCAGATAATCGGCAATCATCCGGTCACTGGGGGTAAAACTGTCGGAATTTCTGCTGATCTTTTCGGCGAAACGATTCTTGGGATGATCCATCATCGGTGGTTTACCCTTCGGTCTGCGCCGCGGCAATCCGCAGCAGGCTGGTTAACAGCACCTGGCAGCCTTCGGTGGCCGCCGCCGGCGTAATTTCTTCAGCCGGATTATGACTGACTCCGTTACGGCAGGGGATAAAAATCATTCCGGTAGGGACAAAAGGCGCCAGCGATTGGGCATCATGCCCGGCGCCACTGGGCATCAAGGTCGCGGACAGCTGTTCCTGGTCGGCCGCGGCGGCGATCTGCTCGATCAGTTCGGGAGCCAACCGGACACTATCCTTTTCATAGATCGTTTCGATGTTCCAACCCTGTCGCTCGGCGGCATAGGCGAGCAAGCGATCACGAACCCGCTGCATATCTTCGGGCTGCTGGGAACGCAATTCAACCAGAAAACGACATTGAGCCGGAACAACATTGCTGGCGCCCGGCGCGACCGTAACCTGGCCGATGGTCCCGACCATTTCCGGGTTCTGCTCGGCAACCCACTGCGGCAACAGGGTGAACACCGGCGCGGCCTCGACCAACGCATCCTTGCGCAGCGCCATCGGCGTGGTCCCGGCGTGGGCCGCCTCACCACTGACCGTGACGATATAGCGATAAACTCCGACAATAGCGGTGACCACCCCAATAT
This genomic window from Pelobacter seleniigenes DSM 18267 contains:
- a CDS encoding NAD(P)-dependent oxidoreductase gives rise to the protein MKIGFIGLGIMGAGMAANLLKGGFDVRVWNRSAEKTTALLSQGAVPAATPAALAADSDVVILCVSDAAAVAQLLFAEQGVVSGAQPGLLVIDMSTISPRDSRAHAERLTAQGLRMLDAPVSGSREGAEQGTLSIMVGGDPATFEECRAIFSAMGTTLVHVGERCGDGQTVKLVNQLLASGHTLIMSEALLFAQAGGVDLEKTLAAVSAGAAGSWMLSNRGPQVIRRDWTPGFTIDLQLKSLSAVLSAAADHGVPVPTTAQLYQYYRALQAQGLGEEGHHALIKALEGLVGFRVGVAE
- a CDS encoding MurR/RpiR family transcriptional regulator, with amino-acid sequence MMDHPKNRFAEKISRNSDSFTPSDRMIADYLLRVYPLGLLQNAAEIAEELKITASTVTRFFPKIGYDNIKEARADFREDIRFLINSPMDRVHAHSSQADNNNVFSKTLEQDLANIQDTMCSVGTETVERFFELFDDPRRVVYVLGTRKEVSLAHYFSYQIASFRHDTRRIEPSNLVDQLANLQPDDVLVVFDFRRYSRNHLKACQYARDVGARVVVFADSPIVPTGTWADCLFLVNTTGLSAFDSYTAGISLINALLTIMVERKEAALAAKYDRLELLYKRFDTFIYQNSDGAQGSGREESDG
- a CDS encoding Zn-dependent hydrolase encodes the protein MQRITINGERLWADLLELGRIGGLPNGGVTRPALSAVDQQARLWLIDKMTEAGLEVRVDGIMNVIGTLQSGHPERKKIALGSHLDTVPEGGRFDGAYGVIAALECARSLRESGFSLPCDLEVISFCDEEAAHNAGTVGSRAMMGQLKGGELCKAKNEGAEPFIQHLLKLGQDPEQIASARRDPAELAAFLELHIEQGRRLESEQLHIGVVTAIVGVYRYIVTVSGEAAHAGTTPMALRKDALVEAAPVFTLLPQWVAEQNPEMVGTIGQVTVAPGASNVVPAQCRFLVELRSQQPEDMQRVRDRLLAYAAERQGWNIETIYEKDSVRLAPELIEQIAAAADQEQLSATLMPSGAGHDAQSLAPFVPTGMIFIPCRNGVSHNPAEEITPAAATEGCQVLLTSLLRIAAAQTEG